The nucleotide sequence TGGTGGTGGACGCCGCGCACAACCCGGCGGGGGCGGAGGCGCTCGTGGCCGGGGTCGACGAGGCGTTCCCCGGCACCCGCCTCGTCGGAGTCGTCGGGATGATGGCCGACAAGGACGCCGCACAGGTCCTCGAGGTGCTGGAGCCCGCGCTCGCGGAGGTCGTCGTGACGAGCGCCCCGACCGAGCGCGCCCTGCCGGCCGCCGAGCTCGCCGAGGCGGCGGTCGGCGTCTTCGGCGACGAGCGAGTCCACGTGCACCCCGACCTCGCCGACGCCCTCGACGTCGCGGTCCGGCTCGCCGACGAGGCGGACCCGGCCGCGGGAGCGGGTGCGGCCGGTGTCGCCTCGGGGGTGCTCGTGTGCGGGTCCGTCCTGCTCACCGCCCACGCCCGGCGGCTGCTCGGCGCCCCGGACCCGGACGCCGTCGCCGTCGACACGACGAGTCGCGGCGTCTCCGTCGTCGCGACCGACACCGAGCGCCAGCTGCTGGGCGACGACTGGGCGGACCCCGGCGACGACCGCTACGAGGCGCCCGACGACAGCGTCCTCCTCGACGACCCGTGGGCCGAGCCGGACGACGACGACGGGGGCGCCGGTCGTGCGTGACCCCAAGCGGGTGATGGCCGCGACGGTCCTCGTGTTCGAGGCCCTCGTCGTCGTCTTCGCCGCCCTCGTCGCCAAGGACCTCACCGGTCTCGGCACCACCACGGCCGTCGGGGGAGGGGCCGCGCTCGCGGTGGTCCTCGTCGTCGCCTCCGGCGTGCTCGGGCGACCAGGCGGCTACTGGCTGGGCTCGCTCCTGCAGGTGGTGGTGGTGGCGACGGGCCTCCTGCTCCCGGCGATGCTCCTCGTGGGCGGGGTCTTCGCCGGACTGTGGGTCGCGGCGGTCGTCCTCGGCACCCGCATCGAGCGCGACCGGGCCGCCTGGTCGGGCGGCGCGGGTCCGTCGGGTCCCGACGGCCCGGGTGCCACCGTGGGCGACGGTTAGGCTGACCGACCGTGAGCGAGCCGTCGACCGTCCCGACCCCCGACCGCACCCTCGTCATCGTCAAGCCCGACGGTGTCGCGCGGGGCCTCACCGGCGAGGTGCTGCGCCGGGTGGAGGCGAAGGGGTACCGGGTCGTCCGCCTCGAGATGCGCCGCGCCACGCCGGACGAGCTCGCCCGCCACTACGCCGAGCACGAGGGC is from Aquipuribacter nitratireducens and encodes:
- a CDS encoding DUF4233 domain-containing protein encodes the protein MRDPKRVMAATVLVFEALVVVFAALVAKDLTGLGTTTAVGGGAALAVVLVVASGVLGRPGGYWLGSLLQVVVVATGLLLPAMLLVGGVFAGLWVAAVVLGTRIERDRAAWSGGAGPSGPDGPGATVGDG